From one Streptomyces sp. Q6 genomic stretch:
- a CDS encoding N-acetyltransferase family protein: MTLDDCAAVAEVRVRGWRFAYAGLMPRAYLDAMSADRDAERRRELFGRSEEYVAERAGRVIGWGCHGPCRDTDVPPGEGELYALYVDPAQLSTGVGRALLETCLAGSLAAGRPVMRLWVVEGNARARRFYERAGFVADGAREPYEVGGASVPELRYRRGPAAT, encoded by the coding sequence ATGACCCTCGACGACTGCGCCGCGGTGGCCGAGGTCCGCGTACGGGGCTGGCGGTTCGCGTACGCGGGGCTGATGCCGCGGGCGTACCTGGACGCGATGAGCGCGGACCGGGACGCCGAGCGGCGGCGGGAGCTGTTCGGGCGCTCCGAGGAGTACGTCGCCGAGCGCGCCGGCCGCGTGATCGGCTGGGGCTGCCACGGGCCGTGCCGGGACACCGATGTACCGCCCGGCGAGGGCGAGTTGTACGCGCTGTACGTCGATCCGGCCCAGCTGTCGACCGGAGTCGGGCGGGCGCTCCTGGAGACGTGCCTCGCCGGCTCCCTCGCGGCCGGGCGGCCCGTGATGCGGCTGTGGGTCGTGGAGGGGAACGCGCGGGCGCGGCGGTTCTACGAGCGGGCCGGTTTCGTGGCGGACGGGGCCCGCGAGCCGTACGAGGTGGGCGGCGCGAGCGTGCCGGAGCTGCGGTACCGGCGGGGCCCGGCCGCCACCTGA
- a CDS encoding Rv2578c family radical SAM protein — protein sequence MRWENLTDGPAEHGRAPDAALFGADAVVSRTIDTPEFRGVTFHEIRARSIVNRVPGASRMPFEWTVNPYRGCTHACVYCFARNTHSYLDLDSGLDFDSQIVVKVNAPQLLRHHLGSRRWLGEHIAMGTNVDCYQRAEGRYRLMPGIIEALRDYANPFSILTKGTLILRDLPLLRQAAEVTDVGVCVSVGFVDQELWRTVEPGTPAPERRLDAVRALTDAGIGCGVLMAPVIPFLGDRPEQLRATVRAVARAGATSVTPLVLHLRPGAREWFMAWLARHHPYLVRRYERLYADGAYAPKWYQRRVTRQVHELAEEFGIGPSRAASPRRVRDPEPLVPTQAGPTQLTLL from the coding sequence ATGCGCTGGGAGAACCTCACGGACGGACCGGCCGAACACGGCCGGGCGCCCGACGCCGCGCTGTTCGGCGCGGACGCCGTGGTCAGCAGGACCATCGACACCCCGGAGTTCCGCGGGGTGACCTTTCACGAGATCCGGGCGCGCTCGATCGTGAACCGGGTGCCCGGCGCGTCCCGCATGCCGTTCGAATGGACCGTCAACCCGTACCGCGGCTGCACGCACGCCTGCGTCTACTGCTTCGCCCGCAACACCCACAGCTACCTCGACCTGGACAGCGGACTCGACTTCGACAGCCAGATCGTGGTGAAGGTGAACGCGCCGCAACTGCTGCGCCACCACCTCGGCTCACGCCGCTGGCTCGGCGAGCACATCGCGATGGGCACGAACGTCGACTGCTACCAACGGGCCGAAGGGCGCTACCGGTTGATGCCCGGCATCATCGAGGCGCTGCGCGACTACGCGAATCCCTTCAGCATCCTGACGAAGGGCACGCTGATCCTGCGCGACCTCCCGCTGCTGCGACAGGCGGCCGAGGTGACGGACGTCGGGGTCTGCGTCTCGGTCGGTTTCGTGGACCAGGAGCTGTGGCGCACCGTCGAGCCGGGCACGCCCGCGCCCGAGCGCAGGCTCGACGCGGTGCGCGCGCTCACCGACGCGGGGATCGGCTGCGGGGTGCTGATGGCGCCGGTGATCCCCTTCCTCGGCGACCGGCCCGAGCAGCTGCGGGCGACGGTGCGGGCCGTCGCGCGGGCCGGGGCGACGTCCGTGACGCCGCTCGTGCTGCATCTGCGGCCGGGGGCGCGCGAGTGGTTCATGGCATGGCTGGCGCGGCACCACCCCTACCTCGTACGGCGTTACGAGCGGCTGTACGCGGACGGCGCGTACGCCCCGAAGTGGTATCAGCGGCGGGTGACGCGGCAGGTGCACGAGCTGGCGGAGGAGTTCGGGATCGGCCCGTCGCGGGCGGCCTCGCCCCGGCGCGTACGGGACCCGGAGCCACTGGTGCCCACCCAGGCCGGACCCACGCAGCTGACCCTGTTGTGA
- a CDS encoding SRPBCC family protein, with amino-acid sequence MAQVEATTERVVAAKPDDVFDALADYSGTRAKLLSEHFSEYEVREGGDGEGTVVHWKLQATSKRVRDCLLDVSEPTDGELVEKDRNSSMVTTWRVTPAGEGRSRVTVTTVWNGAGGIGGFFEKTFAPKGLGRIYDAVLAKLATEVEK; translated from the coding sequence ATGGCGCAGGTCGAGGCCACCACGGAGCGGGTCGTCGCCGCCAAGCCGGACGACGTGTTCGACGCCCTCGCCGACTACAGCGGGACGCGCGCGAAGCTGCTGTCCGAGCACTTCAGCGAGTACGAGGTGCGCGAGGGCGGCGACGGCGAGGGCACCGTCGTGCACTGGAAGCTCCAGGCCACCAGCAAGCGCGTCCGCGACTGCCTGCTCGACGTGAGCGAGCCGACCGACGGCGAACTCGTCGAGAAGGACCGCAACTCGTCGATGGTGACGACGTGGCGCGTCACCCCGGCCGGCGAGGGCCGGTCCCGGGTCACGGTGACCACCGTGTGGAACGGCGCGGGCGGCATCGGCGGCTTCTTCGAGAAGACGTTCGCCCCCAAGGGCCTCGGCCGCATCTACGACGCCGTCCTCGCCAAGCTCGCCACCGAGGTCGAGAAGTAG
- a CDS encoding 3-hydroxyacyl-CoA dehydrogenase family protein, whose translation MDAPLSRISTVAVVGLGTMGTGIAEVLARAGREVIGIDISEAATAQAAASLEASTARAVRREHLTEQERADLLARFRTFTDLQAAADADLVIEVAPESYEIKQQIFRALDAVVRPETILATGTNALSVTRLAADSARPERVIGLHFFNPAPAMKLVEVVSSVLTAPTAVAAVTDLAVELGKEPVAVGDRPGFVADGLLFGYLNQAAAMYEAKYASREDIDAAMKLGCGLPMGPLALLDLIGVDTARTVLDAMYAESRDRLHAPAPILKQLSEAGLTGRKAGRGFYSYEEPGSSVVVRDALTPLSDAVAAPGRTIRSVGVAGSGTMASGIAEVFAKAGYDIVLAARSEEKADAAKARIGKSLQRSVDKGRMTAEAAAQTLARIAPAGSYEAFADVDLALEAVAEDLEIKRQLFGTFDKVCKPGAILATTTSSLPVVACARATSRPQDVIGMHFFNPAPAMKLVEVVRTVLTSDDVHSTVKDLTLKIRKHPVDCGDRAGFIVNALLFPYLNNAIKMVQEHYATLDDIDAAMKLGGGYPMGPFELLDVVGLDVSLAIEKVLHREFRDPGLAPAPLLEHLVAAGCLGRKTGRGFREYARR comes from the coding sequence ATGGACGCTCCCCTGTCCCGCATCTCTACGGTCGCCGTCGTCGGCCTCGGCACCATGGGCACCGGCATCGCCGAGGTCCTCGCACGCGCCGGCCGCGAGGTCATCGGCATCGACATCAGCGAGGCCGCCACCGCGCAGGCCGCCGCCTCCCTGGAGGCCTCGACGGCGCGTGCGGTACGCCGCGAGCACCTCACCGAGCAGGAGCGTGCGGACCTGCTCGCCCGGTTCCGTACGTTCACGGACCTCCAGGCCGCCGCCGACGCCGACCTGGTGATCGAGGTCGCCCCGGAGTCGTACGAGATCAAGCAGCAGATCTTCCGCGCCCTGGACGCGGTCGTGCGGCCCGAGACGATCCTCGCGACCGGGACGAACGCGCTGTCCGTGACCCGGCTCGCCGCCGACTCCGCGCGGCCCGAGCGCGTCATCGGGCTGCACTTCTTCAACCCGGCCCCCGCGATGAAGCTCGTCGAGGTGGTCTCCAGCGTGCTGACCGCCCCGACCGCGGTCGCCGCCGTCACCGACCTCGCCGTGGAGCTCGGCAAGGAGCCCGTCGCCGTCGGCGACCGGCCCGGTTTCGTCGCCGACGGACTGCTCTTCGGCTACCTCAACCAGGCCGCCGCGATGTACGAGGCCAAGTACGCGTCCCGCGAGGACATCGACGCCGCGATGAAGCTGGGCTGCGGACTGCCGATGGGCCCGCTCGCGCTGCTCGACCTGATCGGTGTCGACACCGCGCGGACCGTCCTCGACGCCATGTACGCCGAGTCCCGCGACCGGCTGCACGCCCCCGCGCCGATCCTCAAGCAGCTCAGCGAGGCGGGCCTGACGGGACGCAAGGCGGGCCGCGGCTTCTACTCGTACGAGGAGCCGGGCAGTTCGGTGGTCGTGCGGGACGCCCTGACGCCGCTGAGCGACGCCGTGGCCGCCCCGGGGCGCACGATCCGCTCCGTCGGTGTCGCGGGCTCGGGAACGATGGCCTCCGGCATCGCCGAGGTGTTCGCGAAGGCCGGGTACGACATCGTGCTCGCCGCCCGCAGCGAGGAGAAGGCGGACGCGGCGAAGGCCCGTATCGGCAAGTCTCTTCAGCGCTCTGTCGACAAGGGCCGGATGACGGCCGAGGCCGCGGCGCAGACGCTCGCGCGGATCGCGCCGGCCGGTTCCTACGAGGCCTTCGCGGACGTCGACCTCGCCCTGGAGGCCGTCGCCGAGGACCTGGAGATCAAGCGGCAGCTGTTCGGCACGTTCGACAAGGTCTGCAAGCCGGGCGCGATCCTCGCCACGACGACCTCGTCGCTGCCGGTCGTCGCCTGCGCCCGCGCCACCTCGCGCCCGCAGGACGTCATCGGGATGCACTTCTTCAACCCGGCACCGGCGATGAAGCTGGTGGAGGTCGTGCGGACCGTCCTCACCTCCGACGACGTGCACTCCACCGTCAAGGACCTGACCCTCAAGATCCGCAAGCACCCCGTGGACTGCGGCGACCGGGCCGGGTTCATCGTGAACGCGTTGCTGTTCCCGTACCTGAACAACGCGATCAAGATGGTGCAGGAGCACTACGCCACCCTCGACGACATCGACGCCGCGATGAAGCTCGGCGGCGGCTACCCGATGGGACCCTTCGAACTCCTCGACGTGGTGGGCCTCGACGTCTCCCTGGCCATCGAGAAGGTCCTGCACCGCGAGTTCCGCGACCCGGGTCTCGCGCCCGCGCCGCTGCTCGAACACCTGGTGGCCGCGGGCTGCCTCGGCCGCAAGACGGGCCGTGGCTTCCGCGAATATGCACGGCGCTGA